The following is a genomic window from Novipirellula aureliae.
CATGGCCGCCCAAGACGTGGCGTACGCGTAATCGATTTTCGCTGGATCCTCGAACCACTCTTCTCCGCCGACCAAGCTGCGCATTGCCAGAGCAAATTCGGTGTTCTCTTTGGGACCGACCCACTTCTTGATAACCATCATACTTTCTAAGTTCGCACGTTCCCGCCGCTGCGATGCCGATTGCGAGGTCAACATCCCTTCCGGCTCAAACATTTGTCCGATGCCTTCGGTGATCCATCGAGGGGTATCGTTGACTCGGCTATGAACGCCGCTATTGAAAGCGGATTGATGGGCTGCTTCATGCCGTACGGTTTCCGCAATCATCGACGAGTGACCACCGTCGTGCGTGATGACGCGGTTCGATAGGATCGAGTAGACGCCGGAAACACGAGACATATCGATCTTTCGTTTTCGAAATTCGTTGTACATCGCGACCTCATCAGGAAACACGACTGCCACCATCGGAAAGCGACCTTGACGGATGTTGACCCCGCGACGAGTCATATAGCTTATGAAACCACGATGCGATTTCTCGAATAAATCAGGCCACTGATTGCCTCGCCCACGAGGCTGGACAACCAAAAAGTTCTGAGTCGTCAAGACTTCAAAGTAAGCTCCAAACTCACTTTGCAATTGATTTCTCAATTCGGAGACGGATGCGGGTTGGTATGGTTCTCCGAGTTCTCGAATTTGCGATTGCTGATCTCTCGGGTCCACCGTATGAAGCCCCCCGTCGCGACCAATCAGCAGCATTTCATGGGCGAGTGATACCAGTTTCATCCCCTCATATCGCTGGCCTTCGACCGAAAACTGGATCAACGAAGGGACCTGAGCTTTCACGGTCACCGTGCCTCCCAAACACCCGACTACGACCACCACGACAAAAACGATGGCGTTGCGGAACGGAGCCAGAGCCCAAGCCGCGGTTCTTCCGAGCCCGAAGCGAGGTTGTTCAAGATGCATACATTTCTTCCCAGGGAGTGTACGGAGATGATGAAGCCTAGGTTAGAATTCATGCCGAGGATGGGTTAGAATGTGGACTTGAAATCTCATACGATCCGATCGGCTGATCGACTAGAGGGATTGGAGCAATAAAGATGATTATGCAAACACGAAACATGACGTCCACGAAGTGGCTATGCCTAGGTTTGGCGGCGGTCTTGCTAGGTATTCCTTGCGCTCGCGCGGCGGATGAGATGCCCTCGGATTTCAAATCAGACGTTTTGGAATGGGTCGACCAACTTGATGGTCCGACGGTTTCGGAGCGAAAATTGGCTGAACGCTCCTTGATCGAGGCGGGCCCCAAGGCGCTCGCCTTTTTGCCGGATTCCGATGCCAATCTTTCAATCGAAGCGTCTGATCGTTTGAAGCGGGTCCGCCAGTTACTTGAATCAGCCAAAGCGGAACAGCAAACCGAAGCGATCACGATTCGGCTCGATCAAGTCACGACATTGTCCGAGGCACTCGAAGCAATTAGCCGAGATAGCGAGATCGAATTTGACTACGATGGCGACAAAACGGTACCAGTAGAAAGTGTCACGACCCCTCTTTCATTTTGGCACGCCGTCGATTTTGTTTTGGACCAAGCTGACTTGGACATTAACTTTTACGGTGGCAATCGAGACACCTTGCAATTGGTTCACCGATCCGCTGGCCGCCCTTCACGAGTCGACTCCGCCGCTTATACCGGAGTTTATCGCATCGAACCGACCGCGGTAACATCGCGGCGTAGTTTGAATCAACCTGACCTGAGTGCATTGAACCTCGGTTTGGAAATTAGCTGGGAACCCCGTTTGACGCCGATCGGATTGAGTATCCCCATTCCATTGCTGCGAGGAAAACTCGACGATGGTGCGACCTTAAAACCACAGCAGTCAGCGAATACGATCGAGATTTCCACAGGTGGCGAGATTGCGCAGAGCGAGTTCTTTTTGCCGATGCAATTGCCAGCGGGCCAACCCGAGAAGATCGCAAACCTTTCCGGGGTCATTAAAGCTCTGCTGCCGGGGAAAAGAGAGACGTTTGAGTTATCACTCCGCGAGACCGGAGCCAAGGAGAAAATCGATTCGATGGAGGTGATGATTGAGTCGGTTCGAAAAAATGGTCCGCTACATGAAATCCGTGTCGGCGTTCAACTTGAGGATGCTGGTCGGTCGCTCGAGAGTCATCGGCAATGGATTTTTGAAAATCGTGCCTTTGTGCGGCGTGCAGACGGATCAAAAGCCGAGCATCTGGGGTACGAGGTTTATCGCCAATCGTCCGCTGGTGTTGGCATCGGCTACCTGTTCGACTTAGGCGATTCGGTTTCCGATTCGACATTTATCTATGAATCGCCAACGGCAGTCGTGGAAAACGAAGTGTCGTTCCTGTTACAAGATATCCCACTACCGTAAGAGGTCGTGCCGTTTTTAAGTTCATCTGAGTCAACAACTTAACCACCTCTCCCAAACTTTGTTTGGGGGAGGTGCAGCAAACGTAAACGCTTGTGAATAAGCACTTGAAAACCACACAACCTCCCCATGCCTAAACCACCAGTCTCCGAATCTGACCCGAGCGGGCTAGCGTCTGATGCATTCATGCGATTCTTGCGCCAGCAAGCGACCGCATTGGGATTCGTTAAGCTGGGCATTGCTCCAGCGATCGAGATTTCAGGTTTCTCGAATTTGGCTAAATGGGTCGATGCGGGTTATGCAGGCCAAATGACTTACATCGCTGATCGACTTGACGCGTATCGGCATCCAAGCGGAGTACTCGAGGGATGTCAATCGGTGATCGCGCTCGCCTATCCCTACCCCGCAACGCCAGTGATCGATCAAAGTGAGCTATCCAAAGGGGCGGGGAAGATCGCTCGCTATGCATCGACAGGCAACGATTATCACGATGTGATTCATCCCAAGTTAAAATGCCTGTGCAAAACGATTCGCAGGTGGAAGCCAGAATCAAAAGCAAGGGGCGTTGTTGATACGGCACCGATGATGGAGCGTCAATTTGCTGAGCTAGCCGGAATCGGTTGGCGAGGCAAGAACACGCTACTACTCAACAAAGAACTCGGCAGTTACTTTTTTATCGCCTGCGTATTGACCGATGTGGAATTGCCCACCGATTCACCCCATCACACTTCGCATTGTGGAACCTGTACCGCATGTTTGGATGCATGTCCGACGGACGCGTTTGTGGGGCCGGGTGTCCTCGATGCCACTCGTTGTATCAGCTATTTGACGATCGAGCATCGAGGAGCGATTGACGAGAAGTTGCACGAAGGAATAGGCGATTGGGTTTTCGGATGTGACGTTTGCCAAGAGGTGTGTCCGTGGAACCGTAAACCTGCCCGACATCGCGGCTCAAACAATCCTCTGCCTAGTGAACTGCCGCTTAGAACCTTATCGCTTTCATCCGCGCTTGGTGAGACCGAGGAATCCTTTCGGCGAAAGTATCGCAAGACAGCCCTTTGGCGAACTCGCTTAGCAGGGATACAGCGTAACGCAAGGATCGTCATTCGGAATCAAGTAGCCGAGTCTCTCCGAGACTCGCAACATCCCAAGTAGCCGAGTCTCTCCGAGACTCGCAACATCCCAAGTAGGCAAGTCTCTCCGAGACTCACAACATCCCAAGTAGGCGAGTCTCTCCGAGACTCACAACATCCCAAGTAGGCGAGTCTCTCCGAGACTCACAACATCCCAAGTAGGCGAGTCTCTCCGAGACTCGCAACATCCCAAGTAGGCAAGTCTCTCCGAGACTCGCAACATCCCAAGTAGGCGAGTCTCTCCGAGACTCGCAACATGGAGTAGCCAAGTCTCCTTCGGGGTCGAAATTGGTTTTTCGTCAGTTTTCATGGATGTCGCTACGCCCAATCCACGGCTAATGGCTGTTAACTCTTCAAAGTAATCGTGGCGCTCGCTGAGAAGTGTCATCGTTCCGTTGAAAAAGTGCTCACCTTGGACAGCGTTGTTGGATACCATGAGGCGGTTATCTCTGATTCCTACGGAGTTATCTTGTTTTCTTGATGGCAGAATCGATCAAGGATTTGCAGCCATCATGTCGGAGGTATCAACCGTTAACCGCCGGCCTGACAAACCATCCGTTCCCTCCAACTCCCAAAAGCCTCCCCCCGCATAGGTAATCTGAAATTCGCCTTTGATGATCCCCGTCCAGCGTCCCCCTTTTGGCAGTGTTTCCGCAGGCTGGAGACCTTCAAGCGTAACGGTTGCGGAACGAAGGTCTTGAGAGACACGGACCGACAGGCTCTTATAGTCGATCCATTTACCAACTTGATTGCGATTCCCCCGTAGATTGTCATCGATTGCCAAACGCAGCTTTGCTTCGATCCGAGTGGGCAGGGTTGTGGTACTCATGCTCGCCTTTTCGGAAGCAGGATGCTCATTCACTGCACCCACGGCTACAGCATTTACGTGAGATGGATTCGGTTGAGCGAGCTTCACGACTTCATCGAGACGAGCTTCCACATCGTTCCGTTGGCTCGTCAGCGTGTTGATTCTCTCCCAGTCCTTCGCCTGTACGGCCACGCGCATATCCGCCTCAATCTTTTGCTTTTGAATCATCAGCGGTTCCGCAATGGTTCCCTGGAGCATCTGTTCAAGTTCGTGTCGGAGGGCATTGGCTTCTTTCGAAAACCGTTGTTTGGTTTCTTCATCCACCGGTTTGCCGGCATTTTCGCGAAGGAAGGCGACACTATATTCCTGGTAGGCAGTCATGCGTTCTAAAGCACCCGGAGGGATCGGTTTGAACTTGAGCCCTACCGCTTCAGAAACGGCGGCGGGAAACGCATACCGGAATTCATCCTCGAACCGCGGCGCGCCGTTCGTTGAACCAGTGGCGTCGGGCTCCGCATCTTGCGTTGTCTCGGCCAAATTTCTTAGCTTGGCCTCGGAGATGCCGAAAATCCGTAACAACAAGAGCGCCTGCGATTTTTGCGCTGACGGATTCTCGATGTGGGCTTTCCAGACATAATCAATAAATTCCGGCGACGGGTCGCCAGAGGTTCTCAGGATGGCTGCCTGCATGATGGGCGACAATTGATCGTAGTGCTCCCGCATGGCGTTCTGGCCATCCCCAAACGTTGCCTTGAACGTCTCCAAGCCCAGTGCGGCGAACATCTGTTGGCTATTCGTCACCCCGGAGGCCGCGCAGGATTTCAGAAAGTTGTCAGCCACAACGGATCCTGAATTCGATGTTGAAATTTATTGTACCAGCTTGTAGCGAATCTTCACCCCGCGCGGGTATTCCACGACTTCGATTAAGCGCAAAATTCCTGCAGTGCCGTCTGATGTTTTAAATGCGTAGATGGCGCTTGGCAACTTGCCCCTCCGTCCAAACGGAACGGCGAACAAATCGGGTTCTTCCGCTGCCAGACGATGCTCTTCTTTCTGAAGTGTTTCCGAAATCTTTTCTGGCGTGATTTCATTCCACTCGGAACCGGTGATGGGAGCGCCGATGACGTTGATTCCGAACAGCACGCCCGTTCCCGCCTTGACTCCGGAAAAATCGGCACCCGAGTTATCTGCCCATGTCTTCCACGCGTCTTGATCGGCGTTCTTCAAACGGTCCGGCGGTGTCAGATGCATTCCGTCGTCAATATCGAAAAACCAATCGCGTCCTTCGCTGTCGTCACTAATTACTCGCTCAATGTCCGGCCCTAAAACCGCACCATTTGTGTGCGATGAGCTGCGCCGCACAATCTTGTAGCGAATTTTCACGCCGGGCGGGTCGTCAGTGAAGCCAGTGATTTGCAGGAGGCCGTAGGAACCTTCGCGCGTCTTGAACAACCAGACAACTGTCTGATGCGATTGATCCCGTTGCTTGAGCTTGGTGATATTGGGGAGCGTGAGATTCCTGGCCTTGATTTCAGCATCCAAGGTCTCCTTCAACTCGGCTGGCGTCATGTGGTCCCAGGCGCGTTCCGAAGCGCTGGTCTTCAGAACATCAATCCCTTGGAACGCCCCATCCACGACGATGTCATCCACTTGATGTAGCCAGATTCTGCCATCCGCGCCGTTCCTCCGCGCCCACTCACTCCAGGGGATGTCCAGTCCTTCGGGTGGCGTCAGGTATCGTCCTGTTTCCAGGTCCAGATAGACACCCGAACCTCCATTGGCTCGCGTCGCAAGCCCCCGCTCGATCACCGGGGCGAAGAAGGTATGAGTAGCCAGCGTTGCGTGATCTCCGACGTCGGTCCCTTCGGCTTCGCCGTCGCCAGCGGTTGTGTTGGGGGAGGCAGCAGCGGTGCCTGAAGCCTTCTTTGGTCGATATTCGATTTCCAATCCACCGTCGCCGGTCGGTCCCATGTGTTTCACATCGAACGTCTTGCCCTCGGCCGTGGTGACGTCAGGCAAAAGACGCGGCGGAGCTTCCGCCGCCTGCCAAAGAACCATTCCCAGCAAACTCATGCAAACGGTTGCGATCATGACGACTCCAAAAGAACGGGGTGAGGTTGAAAAGAAACGACTTCCACCGGATTGCGGCACGAGTGAAGCCGGCAACGGTTCAGTGGTGGGTTGCTGGACATGAGCGAGACATTTCCCCAACAACCCGGCGACTTCCGCCGCCGACCCGTAGCGGTCGTCGGGTTGCTTCGACATGAGCTTGCCGATGACCCGACATAGCCACTCGGGGATGTCAGGATTGGTCTCGCGGATTGGTTTGGGATCTTCGTCGGTGATGCGTCGCAGCACGCCGAAGCTGGTCTCGGCCCGAAACGGCGCGTGACCTGTACACATTGCGTACAACACGCTGCCGAGGCTGAACAAGTCGCTCCGTTGGTCGACCGACTTGCCACTCGCCTGCTCGGGCGACATGTATTGTGGTGTGCCGGCAATGACGCCCGTTCTGGTCATGCTGGCATCGTCTGCAGCTCGGGCAAGCCCGAAGTCGGTCAGCTTCACACGCTCGACGCCATCGGCAAGCAGGATGTTGGCCGGCTTCACGTCGCGGTGAACAAGTCCTTGTGCATGGGCGGCCGCTAGCCCCGCTGCGGTTTGCACCGCGACCCGCAGAATCTCGACCAGCGCCAGCGGTCCATCTTCATCAATTCGGCGTTGCAAAGACGGTCCTCGCACATAAGGCATGACGAGATAGGGGAGACCGTCGGTATCCGCGACGCCGTGGATTTCGACCACGTTGTCGTGAACGACTGCGGCGGCCGCTTGGGCTTCACGAGAGAATCGCTTTCGTGCCGTTCCGCTGCCGCCAAGATGCGGCGCAAGAACCTTGATTGCAACGTATCGATTCAACGCCCCATCAAACGCTTTGAGTACGACGCCCATTCCGCCAGAGCCGACAACTCCTGCGACTTCATACGTCCCGAGACGGCCGAGCATCCGCTCGTCATCCGTCGGTGCCAGAAGCTTGAGCACTGCGTCGTGGCCCGGCGGCGCTAGGCCACACGTCATCGCGAGCTCCGGATCGCGCGACCGGATGTCGTCGGCGGGCGGGAACTCTGATTTCAGCTTTGTGATGAGACTACCCAATTCCGCTCGTATGTCCTCCGCCTCAGCGTCGGAATTGCGCCGAAAGGCGTCCATCCGTTTGCTTCCGTCGACGGCTTGTTCCAGTCTGGCTTGGCAGTCGACGCAGCCGTCCAAATGCATGATCAGTTCGGTCTGCTCGTTCTCGGGCAGAGTACCGTCGAGCAGTTCCCGTAGGCAAGACGGATCGGGGCATGCCTGCTTGGCAGTCATGATTCGGATTCCTTTTCGACTCTTTGGATGGTTTGTTTCAATTGGTCCAAGACACGGCACTTGGCGGTGTAGACAGCGCCCACGCTCATGTCCAAGGCTTCGGCCACGTCTTTGGCGGATAGGCCTTCCACGCCGGTCTTCCAGAACGCCTGCCATGTTCTCTCTTCAAAATCGTTGCGGATATGGCGAACGGCCCACCCGAAGACGCTTTGGCGATACTCGCTCTCCCATGTCTGCTGGGAACCGTCATCGGCCGATTCTTCCTCCAACAGTCGGTGGACCGCCGTATCCGCCGAACCCACCGGTTGCCGAGATCGAGTCTCATGCAGGTCGGCCAGGCTATTTCGGGTGACCGCCAGTAGCCATCCGCGAAACGAGCCCAACTGACGATCACACTGAAACCCGCGAATAGAACGACTCACCTTGCCAAAGACGTCTTGCGTCACGTCGGCCGCGTCGGCGTCTTGTAGGCCGCGTTTTCGCAGGAATCCGTAGACAACTGGCGTGTAGATCTCCACAAACTCGAACCATGCTTCCGTATCCTCCTGCATATCGCGTAGCCGAACGAGCAGGCTGAATCGAGTTGCGTGTGGATCATTCATAAAACACGAAGCCGGACAAGAATTGAAGCAAAGCGAGCCCCTCCAAGAGATAACACCCTGATTTTTTCGGAAACCTTACAGGAATCCTAGAAAAAACCAATTATTGGATCAGGCTCGCGGTTTGTCCACTTCGGGCAGTCTTCGGCCGTGAATCGCCATAACGTGAGTGAGGAAGGCGACTCTGAAGAATTGGAGAAAGACGCCCGTTGGCAACCCAGGGCCTCGCTCGCAGAAGCGGTCCATTCTGCGAGATTCGGTCCCGATGGGAAAACATTGCTCACCTGGAACTCCAACAACAACGTAGCCACGCTTTGGGAGGTTGCCGCGGGCAACGAGCGCCCTTTCGTGACCCTCTTCACGCAGGACGGTAAGACATGTTCACGGTTGAGGAACGCCTACTGCTTCGATGGATCACGCCAGGACAGCCACGCTAGCTCAGAGCAGAAGGGGGAGGCCGGGAGGCTCTCTCGGTTGTAGAGTAAGCCATCTTGAGGCTGATTGAGGCAGGCATAACGAACCGCCAACGGAGTACTCACCTGTTGACTGGAAACCTGAACGGTTTTACCAACGATACGGGCTTCCGCAGGATACCACTGACCATCTGCCCCCGCCAATTCAAAGTGGGGAATCGTCTGAACGGCAATTTCCTGAGGCTTCGCGAGTCCGGTTTTACTGCCAGCCATTAAACCACTATCCGCATGACGGAAGGTGACCGTAACGACTGCTCCTGTAATCACGCCAATGGACGCGAATAAAAACCGGGGAAGGGGCTTTTGTCGGTTTGCCATTCTTGGCGTTCATTCGCTTGATTCGCGGGCAAATTTTGACCACATTCGAAATGCCCAGAAGGAAGAAGATTTTCTGCCCGCTAATCACGCTAATGGACGCGAATAAAAACCAGGGAAGGGGCTTTTGTCGCTTTGCAATTATTAGCGTTCATTCGCATGATTCGCGGGCAAATTTGGACCCCATCGGAAATGCCCAGAAGGGGAAGAGTTTCTGCCCGCTAATCACGCCAATGGACGCGAATAAAACCGGGGAAGGGGCTTTTGTCGGTTTGCCATTCTTAGCGTTCATTCGCTTGATTCGCGGGCATATTTAGACCACATTCGAAATGCCCAGAAGGGGAAGATTTTCTGCCCGCTAATCATGCTAATGGACGCGAATAAAAACCGGGGAAGGGGCTTTTGTCGACTTGCAATTCTTAGCGTTCATTCGCTTGATTCGCGGGCATATTTAGACCACATTCGAAATGCCCAGAAGGGGAAGAGTTTCTGCCCGCTAATCATGCTAATGGACGCGAATAAAAACCAGGGAAGGGGCTTTTGTCGGCTTGCAATTCTTAGCGTTCATTCGCTTGATTCGCGGGCAAACTTAGACCACATCCGAAATGCCCAGAAGGGGAAGAGTTTCTGCCCGCTAATCATGCTAATGGACGCGAATAAAAACCGGGAAAGGGTCTTTTGTCGGCTTGCAATTCTTAGCGTTCATTCGCTTGATTCGCGGGCATATTTTGACCACATCCGAAATGCCCAGAAGGGGAAGAGTTTCTGCCCGCTAATCACGCCAATGGACGCGAATAAAAACCGGGAAAGGGTCTTTTGTCGGCTTGCAATTATTAGCGTTCATTCGCTTGATTCGCGGGCAAATTTTGACCACATTCGAAATGCCCAGAAGGAGAAGATTTTCTGCCCGCTAATCACGCTAATGGACGCGAATAAAAACCAGGGAAGGGGCTTTTGTCGCTTTGCAATTATTAGCGTTCATTCGCATGATTCGCGGGCAAATTTTGACCACATTCGAAATGCCAAGAAGGGGAAGGTTTTCTGCCCGCTAATCATGCTAATGGACGCGAATAAAAACCAGGGAAGGGGCTTTTGTCGGCTTGCAATTCTTAGCGTTCATTCGCTTGATTCGCGGGCAAATTTAGACCACATTCGAAATGCCTAGCCCGGATTATTCATGGGCTTGCAAATTGTTTTGCTAACGTCTACGCCTTAAAGCGTTTACGTTCATTGCTCGAAAAACAGTCTGCGTATTAGCCGGGCTAGAGATAACACCCTGATTTTTCCCGAAACCTTACACGAATCTCGGAAGAAACCAATTATTGGATCAAGCTCGCGGTTTGTCCACTTTGGGCTGTCTTCGTCCGTGCCTGATTATACGCATCCAGCCGCAAGCGCGTACGCAGTCCAATTTCCGTGGGCTCACCCTAGGGCATGGTG
Proteins encoded in this region:
- a CDS encoding DUF1570 domain-containing protein → MHLEQPRFGLGRTAAWALAPFRNAIVFVVVVVVGCLGGTVTVKAQVPSLIQFSVEGQRYEGMKLVSLAHEMLLIGRDGGLHTVDPRDQQSQIRELGEPYQPASVSELRNQLQSEFGAYFEVLTTQNFLVVQPRGRGNQWPDLFEKSHRGFISYMTRRGVNIRQGRFPMVAVVFPDEVAMYNEFRKRKIDMSRVSGVYSILSNRVITHDGGHSSMIAETVRHEAAHQSAFNSGVHSRVNDTPRWITEGIGQMFEPEGMLTSQSASQRRERANLESMMVIKKWVGPKENTEFALAMRSLVGGEEWFEDPAKIDYAYATSWAAMFYLAERQPKQFTAILNHTASRPPLVVYQRAQRIADFEKIVGMNIQDFSNRVMWFLRKM
- the queG gene encoding tRNA epoxyqueuosine(34) reductase QueG, which produces MPKPPVSESDPSGLASDAFMRFLRQQATALGFVKLGIAPAIEISGFSNLAKWVDAGYAGQMTYIADRLDAYRHPSGVLEGCQSVIALAYPYPATPVIDQSELSKGAGKIARYASTGNDYHDVIHPKLKCLCKTIRRWKPESKARGVVDTAPMMERQFAELAGIGWRGKNTLLLNKELGSYFFIACVLTDVELPTDSPHHTSHCGTCTACLDACPTDAFVGPGVLDATRCISYLTIEHRGAIDEKLHEGIGDWVFGCDVCQEVCPWNRKPARHRGSNNPLPSELPLRTLSLSSALGETEESFRRKYRKTALWRTRLAGIQRNARIVIRNQVAESLRDSQHPK
- a CDS encoding protein kinase domain-containing protein; the protein is MTAKQACPDPSCLRELLDGTLPENEQTELIMHLDGCVDCQARLEQAVDGSKRMDAFRRNSDAEAEDIRAELGSLITKLKSEFPPADDIRSRDPELAMTCGLAPPGHDAVLKLLAPTDDERMLGRLGTYEVAGVVGSGGMGVVLKAFDGALNRYVAIKVLAPHLGGSGTARKRFSREAQAAAAVVHDNVVEIHGVADTDGLPYLVMPYVRGPSLQRRIDEDGPLALVEILRVAVQTAAGLAAAHAQGLVHRDVKPANILLADGVERVKLTDFGLARAADDASMTRTGVIAGTPQYMSPEQASGKSVDQRSDLFSLGSVLYAMCTGHAPFRAETSFGVLRRITDEDPKPIRETNPDIPEWLCRVIGKLMSKQPDDRYGSAAEVAGLLGKCLAHVQQPTTEPLPASLVPQSGGSRFFSTSPRSFGVVMIATVCMSLLGMVLWQAAEAPPRLLPDVTTAEGKTFDVKHMGPTGDGGLEIEYRPKKASGTAAASPNTTAGDGEAEGTDVGDHATLATHTFFAPVIERGLATRANGGSGVYLDLETGRYLTPPEGLDIPWSEWARRNGADGRIWLHQVDDIVVDGAFQGIDVLKTSASERAWDHMTPAELKETLDAEIKARNLTLPNITKLKQRDQSHQTVVWLFKTREGSYGLLQITGFTDDPPGVKIRYKIVRRSSSHTNGAVLGPDIERVISDDSEGRDWFFDIDDGMHLTPPDRLKNADQDAWKTWADNSGADFSGVKAGTGVLFGINVIGAPITGSEWNEITPEKISETLQKEEHRLAAEEPDLFAVPFGRRGKLPSAIYAFKTSDGTAGILRLIEVVEYPRGVKIRYKLVQ
- a CDS encoding RNA polymerase sigma factor, with product MNDPHATRFSLLVRLRDMQEDTEAWFEFVEIYTPVVYGFLRKRGLQDADAADVTQDVFGKVSRSIRGFQCDRQLGSFRGWLLAVTRNSLADLHETRSRQPVGSADTAVHRLLEEESADDGSQQTWESEYRQSVFGWAVRHIRNDFEERTWQAFWKTGVEGLSAKDVAEALDMSVGAVYTAKCRVLDQLKQTIQRVEKESES